The Methanobacterium lacus genome includes a region encoding these proteins:
- a CDS encoding glycosyltransferase family 4 protein, with protein MEIFNYYLISGFIENKYKIFLFSNCESNWNTEYLSLINLKERQSLNNVISVIYDILINLFKLRKEIDVIHVPYASNSPIIYPVLIIYLFFGIPYNITIHGGGLKSWKPKFVHKYFFKKAECIIAVSKPVKYEYKKRIDKSICVIPPLIPFTKSSFKKNELRKRYQIDTMSKILISIGSIKNIKRCDILLNAFLAFEKEYIKKNKLLLIFVGEGPQKENLLRKVIENGFSKYVIFFGELPYSQIKDIYELADIYVISSIFESKSISLLEAMFNGLTIIGANVSDINNTITDGKTGLLFEVENSKDLKDKMIQVIENDLYAKKLGLNAEKNFYDNFSFDKVLSTYLNVFKKTSR; from the coding sequence ATGGAAATTTTTAATTATTATCTCATTTCAGGGTTTATAGAGAATAAATACAAAATATTTTTATTTTCAAATTGTGAGTCTAATTGGAATACTGAATATTTATCATTAATAAATTTGAAAGAAAGACAATCTTTGAATAATGTTATATCGGTGATATATGATATTTTAATCAATTTATTTAAACTAAGAAAAGAAATTGATGTTATACATGTTCCATATGCCAGTAATTCACCGATAATATATCCTGTATTAATAATTTATTTATTCTTTGGTATTCCATATAATATCACTATTCATGGTGGTGGTTTAAAATCGTGGAAACCTAAATTTGTACATAAATATTTTTTTAAAAAAGCGGAATGCATTATTGCTGTCTCAAAACCAGTTAAATATGAATACAAGAAAAGGATTGATAAATCAATATGTGTTATTCCACCATTAATTCCATTTACCAAATCTTCATTTAAAAAAAATGAGTTGAGAAAAAGATACCAAATTGATACTATGAGTAAAATATTAATTTCAATAGGTTCAATTAAAAATATAAAAAGATGTGATATTCTACTTAACGCATTTCTAGCATTTGAAAAGGAATACATCAAAAAAAATAAGCTTTTACTTATTTTTGTGGGTGAAGGGCCTCAAAAAGAAAATCTTCTAAGAAAAGTAATAGAAAATGGTTTTTCTAAATACGTGATTTTTTTTGGGGAATTACCATATTCACAAATAAAGGATATTTATGAATTGGCAGACATATATGTGATATCCTCAATATTTGAATCAAAATCTATTTCATTGTTAGAAGCAATGTTTAATGGTTTAACAATTATTGGTGCTAATGTTTCAGATATAAACAACACAATAACAGATGGTAAAACTGGTTTATTATTTGAAGTAGAAAATTCTAAGGATTTAAAAGATAAGATGATCCAAGTAATTGAAAATGATTTGTATGCTAAAAAATTAGGATTAAATGCGGAAAAGAACTTCTATGATAATTTTAGTTTTGATAAAGTATTATCAACATATTTAAATGTTTTTAAAAAAACTTCAAGGTGA
- a CDS encoding nucleotidyltransferase domain-containing protein, translating into MNNDKDFNLNTEDKILLFCARNRSDPENKLELEAMIHEDLNWQYLFEIATIHKLKPLLYYNLNTIVPNRTSKNFLDDLKIYYKKNARKNLLLTGELIRVTNSLNSQNINSFTYKGPTLATLAYKNIALRDFSDIDLVVSLKNVKKSIIVLKNMGYTSTFPSMLEKGNICLKYHRAHVLSKGNVNIDLQWGLSFIKHENLNNFETKDLIKININKIELLTPNVENQIIILVMHNASHMWHSLSLLCDLDGLISMNKVNWNEVKSLATKIGINRILLINLLLLKNVMGNPVLTEYWGDTLDIKAEKLASKIEKNFFSPEKFADSFFKRALLQFQIRENKIDGLSDLFYLVFNPTAEDYQRIYIPNSIFKLYYLIRLFNLIKKYLK; encoded by the coding sequence ATGAATAATGACAAAGATTTCAATCTAAACACTGAAGATAAAATTCTTCTTTTTTGTGCAAGAAATAGATCCGATCCTGAAAATAAATTAGAACTAGAGGCAATGATTCATGAAGACTTAAATTGGCAATATTTATTTGAAATTGCTACAATACATAAATTAAAGCCGCTTTTATATTATAATCTCAATACTATTGTTCCAAACAGAACCTCTAAGAATTTTTTAGATGATCTTAAAATATACTATAAAAAAAATGCTCGGAAAAATCTTTTATTAACCGGAGAATTAATAAGAGTTACAAACTCTTTAAATTCACAAAATATAAACTCATTTACCTATAAAGGACCTACTCTTGCAACTTTAGCATATAAAAATATAGCTTTAAGAGATTTTAGTGACATAGATTTAGTTGTAAGTTTGAAAAATGTTAAAAAATCCATTATTGTATTGAAAAACATGGGGTATACATCTACTTTTCCATCAATGTTGGAAAAAGGCAATATTTGCCTAAAATACCATAGAGCGCATGTATTGAGTAAAGGGAATGTTAATATTGACTTACAATGGGGTTTATCCTTTATTAAACATGAAAATTTAAATAATTTCGAAACGAAAGATTTGATTAAAATCAATATTAACAAAATTGAATTACTTACTCCAAATGTCGAGAATCAAATTATTATATTAGTTATGCATAATGCTAGTCACATGTGGCATTCTTTATCATTATTATGTGATTTAGATGGTCTAATTAGCATGAACAAAGTGAATTGGAATGAAGTTAAATCATTAGCAACTAAAATCGGAATAAATCGTATATTATTAATTAATTTATTGTTGTTGAAGAATGTTATGGGTAATCCGGTATTAACTGAGTATTGGGGTGATACTTTGGATATAAAGGCTGAAAAATTAGCAAGTAAAATTGAGAAAAATTTTTTTAGTCCAGAAAAATTTGCGGATAGCTTTTTTAAAAGAGCATTGTTACAATTTCAAATAAGAGAAAATAAAATTGATGGATTGAGTGATCTATTTTATTTGGTATTTAATCCAACTGCGGAAGATTATCAGAGAATTTATATACCTAATTCTATATTTAAGTTATACTATTTAATTCGGCTATTTAATTTAATTAAAAAGTATTTAAAATAA
- a CDS encoding ABC transporter ATP-binding protein codes for MLIPLLQLVGLNVSDGSIGQIASIVSNFFVLVHIQPTLPLVLLIYVLIISSIAALNRIQLIQSSFIAYQFSAQLRKRLYIAITKSNWLFFSKNKSSNFTHALTNEIERISMGTTQFLALLASIMILVVYIIFALKIAGLLTGIIFLIGVVILLILRRRVLKSRETGENITYTTKDLYSSIIQHMDGMKTIKSFGMQDTNIEYFSIQTNKVASNYMDTIRSYADVKFIFDVGTVVVLSIMVLFLINILNLPMASLFLLIYIFVVMIPQFSTVQRSYQYSINSLPAYGNILKLEEECILNVDYEDSKKSHLKFEDCIYFENVSFAYESHKQYSVNDVNIKIPKGKTVAIIGPSGAGKSTVADILMGLIQPTKGKVSVDQNNIFDSKNSWRNHIGYVAQETFLFNETIKFNLLLSKLNATDYDIIIALKAAAAYEFVSKLPYGINTVIGDRGVKLSGGEKQRLAMARALLRKPYLLILDESTSNLDSKNEQKILKAIDDLHGKTTIFMIAHRFSTIKNADLIYLMDNSKILEFGTWEDLLKSKNKWFKEVYNTQMQYIE; via the coding sequence ATGTTGATACCGTTACTTCAGTTGGTTGGCCTAAATGTTAGTGATGGATCCATTGGTCAAATAGCATCTATTGTTTCAAACTTTTTTGTTCTGGTACATATACAACCCACCTTACCTCTTGTCTTGTTGATTTATGTGCTTATAATAAGTTCAATAGCTGCATTGAATAGGATACAATTAATACAATCATCATTTATTGCATACCAATTTTCAGCTCAACTGCGTAAACGCTTATATATAGCCATAACAAAATCTAACTGGTTATTTTTCTCAAAAAATAAGTCTTCGAACTTTACCCATGCACTTACTAACGAAATTGAAAGGATTAGTATGGGAACAACTCAATTCTTAGCATTATTGGCAAGCATAATGATTCTAGTAGTGTATATAATATTTGCACTCAAGATAGCAGGCTTACTTACAGGGATAATATTTTTAATAGGTGTAGTAATATTATTAATTCTAAGGCGGAGAGTTCTAAAATCCCGTGAAACAGGTGAAAATATAACTTACACAACTAAAGATCTTTATTCATCAATTATTCAACATATGGATGGAATGAAAACAATAAAAAGTTTTGGAATGCAAGATACAAATATTGAATATTTTTCAATTCAAACAAATAAAGTCGCATCAAATTATATGGATACTATAAGAAGCTACGCCGATGTTAAATTCATCTTTGATGTTGGAACTGTTGTTGTACTTTCAATAATGGTTTTGTTTTTAATTAATATTTTGAATTTACCAATGGCAAGCCTTTTTTTACTAATTTATATTTTTGTAGTTATGATACCTCAATTTTCGACTGTTCAAAGAAGTTATCAATATTCAATTAATAGTTTACCTGCTTATGGAAATATATTAAAGTTGGAAGAAGAGTGTATTTTAAATGTCGATTATGAGGATTCTAAAAAATCACACTTAAAGTTTGAAGATTGTATATATTTTGAAAACGTTTCTTTTGCTTATGAAAGTCATAAACAATACTCTGTAAATGATGTGAATATCAAAATACCCAAAGGCAAAACTGTTGCTATTATAGGGCCGTCTGGAGCAGGAAAAAGCACTGTTGCTGACATTTTGATGGGACTGATCCAACCGACAAAGGGTAAAGTTAGTGTTGATCAGAATAATATATTTGATTCTAAAAATTCTTGGAGGAATCATATTGGATATGTGGCACAGGAAACATTTTTGTTCAATGAAACTATTAAATTCAACTTGCTTTTATCGAAACTTAATGCAACTGATTATGATATTATTATTGCACTTAAAGCTGCGGCCGCATATGAATTTGTATCCAAACTTCCATATGGAATAAATACAGTTATTGGGGATAGGGGAGTAAAACTCTCAGGAGGGGAAAAGCAACGTCTTGCAATGGCTCGGGCATTGCTTAGAAAACCATATTTATTAATATTGGATGAATCGACCAGCAATTTAGATTCTAAGAATGAACAAAAGATTTTAAAAGCAATTGATGATCTACATGGAAAAACAACGATTTTTATGATTGCCCATAGATTTTCAACAATTAAAAATGCAGACTTGATATATTTAATGGATAATAGTAAAATTTTAGAATTTGGAACTTGGGAAGATCTTCTAAAAAGTAAAAATAAATGGTTTAAGGAGGTTTATAATACTCAAATGCAATATATTGAATAA
- a CDS encoding glycosyltransferase family 4 protein — translation MVGGAELQYTMLSEQLKNHFNVSFIVFDHGQDSHIKVNNIDLFKACTFNEFSQKKYFKIIIATFKALNYSGADIFMSRSGRIFPAIIAFYCFITGKKFIYSIASDMDVDITNFGYIELILYRFILKRANMVTSQSHFQKKLLKKNFGRESYVIKNVYSLKKRKSEKNVEKSILWVSTIKKGWKNPDLYLELARKIPNIPFVMIGGPSNDDPNYYQEIKMKAKNISNLDFKGYIPYNKIGSYFTDASIFVNTSSVEGFPNTFLQAWESYTPVVSLYIDPDEVICNNNLGFHSKEFEKMVKDVKILINNNELRNQMGQNGRNFIEKEHNINNISCKLIKLLNSLN, via the coding sequence TTGGTCGGTGGAGCAGAATTACAATATACTATGCTTTCGGAACAATTAAAAAATCATTTCAATGTTTCATTCATTGTTTTTGATCATGGTCAAGACTCTCATATAAAAGTTAATAATATTGATCTTTTTAAGGCTTGCACTTTTAACGAATTTTCTCAAAAAAAATATTTCAAGATAATCATTGCTACTTTTAAAGCATTAAATTATTCTGGAGCAGATATATTTATGTCTAGATCAGGAAGGATATTTCCAGCAATAATAGCTTTTTATTGTTTTATTACTGGTAAAAAATTTATTTATTCTATTGCATCAGACATGGATGTTGACATTACTAATTTTGGGTATATTGAATTAATTCTTTATAGATTTATCCTTAAACGGGCAAATATGGTTACTAGTCAAAGTCACTTCCAAAAAAAACTTTTAAAGAAGAATTTTGGTAGGGAGTCGTATGTAATCAAAAATGTTTATTCCTTAAAAAAAAGAAAATCTGAAAAAAATGTTGAAAAATCCATTTTATGGGTTTCTACAATAAAAAAAGGATGGAAAAATCCAGATTTGTATTTAGAATTAGCTCGAAAAATTCCAAATATTCCTTTTGTAATGATTGGAGGTCCATCAAACGATGATCCAAATTATTATCAAGAAATAAAGATGAAAGCAAAAAATATATCTAATTTAGATTTCAAAGGTTACATCCCGTATAACAAAATAGGTAGCTATTTCACAGATGCTTCAATTTTTGTGAATACTTCTAGTGTCGAAGGATTTCCTAATACATTTTTACAAGCATGGGAATCATATACTCCTGTAGTTAGTTTATATATAGATCCCGATGAAGTAATATGTAACAATAATCTTGGATTTCATTCTAAAGAATTTGAAAAAATGGTAAAAGACGTAAAAATATTGATTAACAATAATGAACTAAGAAATCAAATGGGTCAAAATGGCAGAAACTTCATTGAAAAAGAGCACAATATAAACAATATAAGTTGCAAATTAATAAAACTACTTAATTCTCTAAATTAA
- a CDS encoding glycosyltransferase family 2 protein: protein MCCKVSIILPTYNRGFIIGDCLKSVITQTYDNWELIIADDGSNDNTEDIIKGLSKNNQKIIYYKNSQNLGLPGNRNKAIKEASGHVVFFIEDDMVLRADCLENLVKTYELLSKQGEKIGAICPSLITQISYNTSQRGVLNHVRDSRNDDLEKSPCIIDKKTGLIYRNFSPKFNGIIIVEDCHSCSLYPKEIFEKIQYPENIYTGNYIGEESEMNIRLRKMGYNLYFQPKAVMNHFVQENGGCRLPLYKWSYYFIRNHSLFLARNYSYKFVYMESFFLFYILRTVVSFSFLSLNKQPKK, encoded by the coding sequence ATGTGTTGTAAAGTTTCAATTATACTCCCTACTTATAATAGAGGTTTTATAATAGGAGATTGCCTAAAATCTGTAATTACACAAACTTATGATAATTGGGAATTAATAATTGCAGATGATGGTTCTAATGATAATACTGAAGACATAATTAAGGGTTTATCTAAAAATAACCAAAAAATAATATATTATAAAAATTCACAGAATTTGGGATTGCCAGGTAACAGAAATAAAGCTATTAAAGAAGCTTCAGGGCACGTTGTTTTTTTTATTGAAGATGATATGGTACTTAGAGCGGATTGTTTAGAAAATTTGGTAAAAACATATGAATTACTATCTAAACAGGGAGAAAAAATTGGGGCAATATGTCCATCATTAATTACACAAATATCCTATAACACAAGTCAAAGAGGAGTTTTAAATCATGTTAGGGATTCAAGAAATGATGATCTTGAAAAAAGTCCATGTATAATTGATAAAAAGACAGGTTTAATCTATCGTAATTTTTCTCCGAAATTTAATGGAATTATTATTGTTGAAGACTGTCATTCTTGTTCTTTATATCCTAAGGAAATTTTCGAAAAAATTCAATATCCTGAGAATATCTATACTGGCAATTATATTGGTGAAGAGTCTGAAATGAACATAAGACTGCGAAAAATGGGTTATAATTTGTATTTCCAACCTAAGGCTGTAATGAATCATTTTGTTCAAGAAAATGGAGGTTGCAGACTCCCACTCTATAAATGGTCTTATTATTTTATAAGGAATCACAGTCTCTTTTTAGCAAGAAATTATAGTTATAAATTTGTTTATATGGAATCTTTTTTTCTGTTTTATATTTTGCGAACTGTAGTAAGTTTTTCATTTTTAAGTTTAAATAAACAACCTAAAAAATAA
- a CDS encoding phenylacetate--CoA ligase family protein, with protein MWRKQFIASYYSYQYKNIFENLKKYEKTQFWSLKELEKLQWKKLKNLIIYAYEYVPFYRKLYKSENIDPKDIKSPDQLKKLPIITKRDINDNINDMKSILCQDKDFIKNSSGGSTGENLFFYNDKNRLNIREALTIRGNKWAGLNLGVKNVYLWGSQFDISLQDRFLVKMYNKLAGTLFLSSFNLNDDKMGEYAKKIVKHSPQVLVAYPSSLNTFAQYINQNEILNIDINSIITSGETLFDYQRDLIESTFKCNIFNRYGCREFGPIAHECSEHMGMHLNMEHVYIQFLESKNCKYSNLIITDLDNYVMPFINYEIGDNGNIIEENCNCGRKLPLINIEGRIFDVIVGTNGNHIGGTFWTIFFRHINGIKQFQILQKNKNKIIIKIIVNADYKIEYTEKLINKLKSICGIEMKIEIIIVNEIPLPKSGKHRFIISNLKNK; from the coding sequence ATGTGGAGAAAACAGTTCATTGCATCATATTACTCATATCAATATAAAAATATTTTTGAGAATCTAAAAAAATATGAAAAAACACAATTTTGGTCATTAAAAGAATTGGAAAAACTTCAATGGAAAAAATTAAAGAATCTAATTATTTATGCATATGAATATGTACCTTTTTATAGAAAGCTGTATAAATCAGAGAATATTGATCCAAAAGATATAAAATCTCCAGATCAGCTAAAAAAGCTTCCAATAATAACAAAACGTGACATCAATGATAATATAAATGATATGAAATCCATATTGTGCCAAGATAAAGACTTTATTAAAAATTCATCGGGAGGATCAACTGGTGAGAATTTGTTCTTTTATAACGATAAAAATCGTTTAAATATTAGGGAAGCTTTAACAATAAGAGGTAATAAATGGGCGGGTTTAAATTTAGGTGTGAAAAATGTATATTTATGGGGAAGTCAATTTGATATATCTTTACAAGATCGCTTTTTAGTAAAAATGTATAATAAACTTGCAGGAACATTATTTTTATCCTCATTTAATTTAAATGATGATAAAATGGGCGAATATGCAAAAAAAATAGTTAAGCATTCCCCCCAAGTATTAGTAGCTTACCCATCATCATTAAACACTTTTGCTCAATATATTAATCAAAATGAAATACTTAATATCGATATAAACTCCATTATCACTTCAGGAGAAACCCTCTTTGATTATCAACGTGATCTGATAGAGTCAACATTTAAGTGTAATATTTTTAACAGATATGGATGTAGAGAATTTGGTCCGATTGCCCATGAATGTTCGGAACATATGGGAATGCATTTAAATATGGAACACGTATATATTCAATTTTTAGAATCAAAGAATTGCAAATATTCCAATTTAATAATTACTGACTTGGATAATTATGTAATGCCCTTTATTAATTATGAAATCGGTGACAATGGTAATATTATAGAAGAAAATTGTAATTGTGGCCGGAAATTACCTTTAATCAATATTGAAGGTAGAATATTTGATGTTATAGTTGGCACGAATGGCAATCATATAGGTGGAACTTTTTGGACTATATTTTTTAGACATATAAATGGAATTAAACAGTTTCAAATTTTACAAAAAAATAAAAACAAAATAATTATCAAAATCATAGTTAATGCAGATTATAAGATAGAATATACTGAGAAATTAATTAACAAACTTAAGTCAATTTGTGGTATTGAAATGAAAATTGAAATAATTATAGTTAATGAAATTCCTTTACCTAAATCAGGAAAGCATAGATTTATAATTTCAAATTTGAAAAACAAATAA
- a CDS encoding lasso peptide biosynthesis B2 protein — protein MYQIKNFFELPYYKKSLLIKSLVLTIFVQTVLYIIPFSRIQTIISRITKIQIKQKKPNQIEDIIWAVLVVSSYIPRATCLVQAIAVHILLAHNGYDSTIKIGVNNLKNFEAHAWVEKKNNIILGKSEMEFVPLLNLKIKH, from the coding sequence AATTAAAAACTTTTTCGAGCTTCCTTATTATAAAAAATCTTTGTTAATTAAAAGCTTAGTTCTTACTATATTCGTACAAACAGTTTTGTATATTATTCCATTTTCAAGAATTCAAACTATTATTAGTAGAATAACAAAAATTCAGATTAAACAAAAAAAACCGAACCAAATTGAAGATATTATTTGGGCAGTTCTAGTAGTATCATCTTACATCCCACGAGCAACGTGTTTAGTACAAGCAATCGCAGTCCATATTTTATTGGCACATAATGGATATGATTCAACTATTAAAATTGGAGTAAATAATTTAAAGAATTTTGAGGCACATGCTTGGGTGGAAAAGAAAAATAATATTATTTTAGGAAAATCTGAGATGGAATTTGTACCATTACTAAATTTAAAAATAAAACACTAA
- a CDS encoding polysaccharide deacetylase family protein: protein MFKIPVPVIMYHSVGIPCNKWHYNFLTCPHKTFENQLKWLRKKNFNSISLNQLYESMKKGTDLPKNPFLITFDEGYLDNWTYAYPLLKKYGFKATIYVNPEFISNNNVHENLENVWNGDTNFDNIENVGFLSWKEIRIMEEDNVIDIQSHTLTHTSYPISPKIIDFRHPKDLYGWMSWNDNIDKKPYLQIDNENFINFGQPVYENERSIGAKIYYPDVNLDKILIDYVKENGEKEFFESKNWKSLLLNIANEYRENNLFEEIYENEKQRQDRIVYELKKSKEIIEKKLNKKVEFLCWPGGVTNLESLRKASELGYKSSTAGKDIKYERKMMKNVYGEDPSRINRVGATIYWDGYEGFGSKVKYFDGYTLIKFLHKFQNRNKFFVYPVLGSVYLATKFFYNLKK from the coding sequence ATGTTTAAAATTCCAGTACCAGTAATAATGTATCATAGTGTTGGTATTCCTTGTAATAAATGGCATTATAACTTTCTAACATGTCCACATAAAACATTTGAGAATCAATTGAAATGGCTAAGAAAAAAGAATTTTAATTCAATTTCATTAAATCAATTATATGAATCTATGAAAAAAGGAACTGATTTGCCTAAAAATCCTTTCTTAATTACATTTGATGAAGGATATTTGGATAATTGGACATATGCTTATCCTTTATTAAAAAAATATGGATTTAAAGCTACAATATATGTTAATCCCGAATTTATTAGTAATAATAACGTTCATGAAAACTTAGAAAATGTTTGGAATGGTGATACTAATTTTGATAATATTGAAAATGTAGGATTTCTTTCTTGGAAAGAAATTCGCATAATGGAAGAAGATAATGTAATTGATATACAATCCCATACTTTAACTCATACCTCATACCCAATAAGCCCTAAAATAATTGATTTTCGCCATCCTAAAGATCTATACGGTTGGATGAGTTGGAATGATAATATTGACAAAAAACCATATTTACAGATTGATAATGAAAATTTTATAAACTTTGGACAACCAGTATATGAAAATGAACGATCAATAGGGGCCAAAATTTATTATCCTGATGTAAATTTGGATAAAATTTTGATAGATTATGTCAAAGAAAATGGAGAAAAAGAATTTTTTGAATCAAAAAATTGGAAAAGTTTATTATTAAACATAGCTAATGAATATCGAGAAAATAATCTTTTTGAGGAAATATATGAAAATGAAAAACAGAGACAAGATAGAATTGTGTATGAATTAAAAAAATCTAAAGAGATAATAGAAAAAAAATTGAATAAGAAAGTGGAATTTTTATGTTGGCCTGGAGGAGTAACTAATCTTGAATCTCTTAGAAAAGCAAGTGAATTGGGTTATAAATCGTCAACAGCAGGAAAAGATATAAAATATGAAAGAAAAATGATGAAAAATGTTTATGGTGAGGATCCATCTAGAATTAATAGAGTTGGTGCAACAATATATTGGGATGGATATGAAGGTTTTGGGAGTAAGGTCAAATATTTTGATGGGTATACATTAATTAAATTTTTACATAAGTTCCAAAATAGAAATAAATTTTTTGTTTATCCTGTTTTAGGAAGTGTTTATTTAGCTACAAAATTTTTTTATAACCTTAAAAAATGA
- a CDS encoding glycosyltransferase, producing MDILIVILYIVMFLLVWQFVGYPALMGSIAFISRKYTKNNDNTFKTSVSILVPTYNEEKVIRLRLTNLMKLNYPNELYEIIVVDSGSNDKTKEIVEEIMDKQINLKPELKLAIQSERKGKASAINFGKQHCNGEIVLVTDANAIFEKNVLNEIIPCFKDSNVGGVGGRFVVSNPNANLTSSTQFYWTIEYIMRMGESILDSVCLFHGEMHAWRKGLIHCDEKIISEDLNIAIQLRKAGYKLKYAPDALVFEQTPNNIDEQIIQRTKTTVGTLQNIFKYWKFFIIPRNLYVAFIFPSHKILPMLSPFLLFSVLVLYILIWNINVILINIFICIMIFGCLLIYLLIIKSYFERNKVSGSFSLFKIVKYVLINEFIVLKGWKDYIFNNYSVLWEKVSR from the coding sequence ATGGATATTTTAATAGTTATACTTTATATTGTCATGTTTCTTTTAGTATGGCAATTTGTTGGTTATCCTGCATTAATGGGTTCAATTGCATTCATTAGTCGTAAATATACTAAAAATAATGATAATACATTTAAAACCTCAGTATCAATTTTGGTACCCACATATAATGAGGAAAAAGTGATTAGATTAAGATTAACTAATCTAATGAAATTAAATTATCCTAATGAACTTTATGAAATAATAGTTGTAGATTCGGGGTCTAATGATAAAACAAAGGAAATAGTTGAAGAAATAATGGATAAGCAGATTAATCTTAAACCAGAATTAAAATTAGCAATTCAATCGGAAAGAAAAGGTAAAGCTTCTGCTATCAATTTTGGAAAACAGCATTGTAATGGCGAAATTGTTCTAGTTACTGATGCGAATGCAATTTTTGAAAAAAATGTCTTGAATGAGATAATTCCTTGTTTTAAAGATTCTAATGTTGGGGGAGTTGGTGGCAGGTTTGTTGTTTCAAATCCAAATGCAAATTTGACATCTTCTACTCAGTTTTATTGGACTATAGAATATATCATGAGAATGGGAGAATCTATTTTAGATTCAGTTTGTCTTTTTCATGGAGAAATGCATGCATGGAGAAAAGGATTGATTCATTGTGATGAAAAAATAATTTCTGAGGATTTAAATATAGCTATCCAACTTAGAAAAGCAGGATACAAATTAAAATATGCTCCTGATGCATTAGTATTTGAACAAACTCCAAATAATATAGATGAACAAATTATTCAAAGAACTAAAACTACTGTTGGGACTTTACAGAATATTTTTAAATACTGGAAATTTTTTATAATTCCAAGGAATTTGTATGTAGCTTTTATTTTTCCCTCTCATAAAATATTGCCGATGTTATCTCCTTTTTTACTTTTTTCAGTGTTGGTACTTTATATACTTATATGGAACATTAATGTCATTTTAATAAATATTTTTATTTGTATCATGATATTCGGGTGTTTGTTAATTTATTTATTAATTATAAAATCATATTTTGAAAGAAATAAAGTATCGGGATCTTTTTCACTATTTAAAATAGTAAAATATGTTTTAATTAATGAATTTATAGTATTAAAAGGTTGGAAAGATTATATTTTTAATAATTATTCTGTTTTATGGGAGAAAGTTAGTAGATAA